One part of the Pseudomonadota bacterium genome encodes these proteins:
- a CDS encoding phenylalanine--tRNA ligase beta subunit-related protein: MEEKKIATWIDFSISSAYKVKYPGVAFGLTLISDCRLLIDSTGLDQYKRNLLRRMRKRETLAHISQRIDVYDRFFQSFGFECPLPQHLKRTIHSGFPRYNLMVDAHFMAEMCAGILVAVTDYDRIEGRLMLDVAQGRETSVGMGGRQFIMTEGEIVLRDEKDIICVLCQGADEKTKVRDDTRNVLFYSYAVPGIDGIYLKEGLTVAAQTMAQLGGGNVKGLEVFV; encoded by the coding sequence TTTCAATCTCGTCGGCCTATAAAGTCAAGTACCCGGGTGTGGCGTTTGGGTTGACACTCATTTCAGACTGCCGACTCTTAATCGACAGCACAGGATTAGATCAATACAAGCGAAATCTCCTGCGAAGAATGAGAAAGCGGGAAACACTTGCCCATATCTCTCAGCGTATCGATGTCTATGATAGGTTTTTCCAGAGCTTCGGATTCGAGTGCCCCCTACCTCAGCATCTTAAGAGAACTATTCACAGCGGGTTCCCGAGGTACAACCTCATGGTCGATGCCCACTTCATGGCCGAGATGTGTGCAGGTATCCTCGTGGCGGTCACTGATTATGATCGGATCGAAGGCAGGCTCATGCTCGATGTAGCCCAGGGAAGGGAGACGAGTGTTGGAATGGGAGGTCGCCAATTCATAATGACAGAAGGAGAAATAGTGCTACGGGACGAAAAGGACATCATCTGCGTACTTTGCCAGGGAGCAGATGAAAAAACAAAAGTGAGGGATGATACGCGCAATGTTCTTTTCTATTCCTACGCTGTTCCAGGTATTGATGGGATTTATCTCAAGGAAGGATTGACTGTTGCCGCGCAAACCATGGCCCAGTTGGGAGGGGGAAACGTAAAGGGTTTAGAGGTATTCGTCTAA